The Halorientalis sp. IM1011 genome window below encodes:
- a CDS encoding elongation factor 1-beta, giving the protein MGKVAAKIKVMPQSPDVDLDALQERLEQSLPEGAKINGFERDDVAFGLVALFPTVVVPDDSGGTDAVEESFADVEGVESIEVDSVGRL; this is encoded by the coding sequence ATGGGAAAAGTCGCAGCCAAGATCAAGGTAATGCCGCAGAGCCCGGACGTCGACCTGGACGCCCTCCAGGAGCGTCTCGAACAGTCCCTCCCGGAGGGAGCCAAGATCAACGGATTCGAGCGTGACGACGTGGCTTTCGGCCTCGTCGCGCTGTTCCCGACCGTCGTCGTCCCCGACGACTCCGGCGGCACCGACGCCGTCGAGGAGTCCTTCGCCGACGTCGAAGGCGTCGAGTCGATCGAAGTCGACTCGGTCGGCCGCCTCTAA
- a CDS encoding HVO_2753 family zinc finger protein has product MSDTQQKRKQKCISCGINISGTNAAAFKCPDCGHQIYRCAKCRKQSNLYKCPDCGFTGP; this is encoded by the coding sequence ATGAGCGACACTCAGCAAAAGCGGAAACAGAAGTGTATCTCCTGCGGGATCAACATCTCGGGGACGAACGCGGCCGCGTTCAAGTGCCCCGACTGCGGCCACCAGATCTACCGGTGTGCCAAGTGCCGCAAGCAGAGCAACCTCTATAAGTGCCCGGACTGCGGGTTCACCGGACCCTGA
- a CDS encoding DUF2391 domain-containing protein, with amino-acid sequence MADRAGEDLDEFDADERRRSRSDREGDGDEEPPTLGDLLDELGEYEESLTDQARRERIRDIIETATEVEEPAVFGRTIVGFDRADLMEAMLGALLFGIPMMVEGGTQEVGAFVATHPLYLVGTLAFAVATTVGILYVAEFQDVRIYRPILGFIPRRLLGVVGVALVLSLVMSTAWGRVDWADPWLAFCTCVVAFVPMVIGAALGDILPGS; translated from the coding sequence ATGGCCGACCGCGCTGGCGAGGACCTCGACGAGTTCGACGCCGACGAGCGTCGCCGATCCCGAAGCGATCGGGAGGGTGATGGGGACGAGGAGCCGCCGACGTTGGGCGACCTGCTCGACGAACTCGGCGAGTACGAGGAGTCTCTGACCGATCAGGCCCGCCGCGAGCGGATCCGGGACATCATCGAGACCGCGACCGAGGTCGAAGAGCCCGCCGTGTTCGGGCGGACCATCGTCGGCTTCGACCGCGCGGACCTCATGGAGGCGATGCTCGGCGCGCTCCTCTTCGGCATCCCGATGATGGTCGAGGGCGGCACCCAGGAGGTCGGCGCGTTCGTCGCCACCCATCCCCTCTATCTCGTCGGCACGCTCGCCTTCGCCGTCGCGACCACTGTGGGCATCCTCTACGTCGCGGAGTTCCAGGACGTTCGGATCTACAGGCCGATCCTGGGGTTCATCCCGCGACGGCTGCTGGGCGTCGTGGGGGTCGCGCTCGTCCTGTCGCTGGTGATGAGTACCGCCTGGGGCCGCGTGGACTGGGCGGACCCGTGGCTGGCGTTCTGTACCTGCGTCGTCGCGTTCGTCCCGATGGTCATCGGCGCGGCGCTGGGCGATATCCTGCCGGGGTCGTGA
- a CDS encoding 3-hydroxyacyl-CoA dehydrogenase family protein — MRVTVLGAGTMGAGIAHVCAAAGHDVSVRDIDPNIVMDAIDTITNRLSGGVERGYLTESEKEQAVEDLDGTTDLESALSGADLVIEAVPEDLDLKRETFADTEDHVAEDTIIATNTSSMAVSSIAAALKHPERAVGLHFFNPPHKMDLVEVVLADQTDEETAERAEEFVDGLGKEPVVVTDTPGFASSRLGVALGVEAMRMVENGVASVEDIDAAMELGYNHPVGPLELTDRVGLDVRLDICEYLHEELGDRFEPPEVLREKVENGETGKKVGRGFYVWEGGEPKDVADDEDYDIEDVI; from the coding sequence ATGCGAGTCACAGTTCTCGGCGCAGGGACGATGGGTGCCGGCATCGCCCACGTCTGTGCGGCGGCCGGCCACGACGTGAGCGTCCGCGACATCGACCCGAACATCGTGATGGACGCTATCGACACGATCACCAACCGCCTCAGCGGGGGCGTCGAGCGCGGCTACCTCACCGAATCCGAGAAGGAGCAGGCGGTCGAGGACCTCGACGGGACGACCGACCTCGAATCCGCGCTGTCGGGGGCCGACCTCGTCATCGAGGCCGTCCCCGAGGATCTGGACCTCAAACGCGAGACCTTCGCCGACACCGAGGACCACGTCGCCGAGGACACGATCATCGCGACGAACACCTCCTCGATGGCCGTCTCGTCCATCGCGGCGGCGCTGAAACACCCCGAGCGCGCGGTGGGCCTGCACTTCTTCAACCCGCCACACAAGATGGATCTGGTGGAAGTCGTGCTGGCCGACCAGACCGACGAGGAGACCGCCGAGCGCGCCGAGGAGTTCGTCGACGGTCTCGGCAAGGAACCAGTCGTCGTCACCGACACGCCCGGCTTCGCCTCCTCGCGACTGGGCGTCGCGCTGGGCGTCGAGGCCATGCGGATGGTCGAGAACGGCGTCGCCAGCGTCGAGGACATCGACGCCGCGATGGAACTGGGGTACAACCACCCCGTCGGCCCCCTCGAACTCACCGACCGCGTGGGACTGGACGTGCGCCTCGACATCTGTGAGTACCTCCACGAGGAGCTGGGCGACCGGTTCGAGCCGCCCGAGGTCCTGCGCGAGAAGGTCGAGAACGGTGAGACAGGGAAGAAGGTCGGCCGCGGCTTCTACGTCTGGGAGGGCGGCGAGCCCAAGGACGTGGCCGACGACGAGGACTACGACATAGAGGACGTAATCTGA
- a CDS encoding zinc ribbon domain-containing protein gives MTDGAHDGIHAVGAYAPRLRVSAEEFADAWGSFEASGIEEKAVPEADEDALTMGWEAARRALEAGDADAADVDWVGFATTTPPMAEEDPTVRLGSFLGVDDDATRQTFTGSTRAGTRALFAALEAETDGLALVVAADCPRGEPSDEREHAAGAGAAAVLVGPDAPAPITDRAEHAEPYPGTRFRRAGSDDVEGIEVTSYDREAFRETLAAAVDAVDAPEDPDAAAVQAPDGGLPYRAAGSMGLDNETIHTCATVQDLGDTAAASVPLSLARALADGHETVLGAGYGSGGGADAFVVEADDDVPAELALDGNTDLSYAEYLRRRGDVTSGEPSGGAAYVSVPTWKRSIPQRHRLVAGRCPECGSLAFPPEGACPDCRELVEFEPVELPSTGEVEAVTAVSRGGEPPEFAVQQQKSGEYGVAIASFTADGESVSMPLQVVGAETSPAVGDAVTTVIRRIYEQEGVIRYGRKARTTE, from the coding sequence ATGACGGACGGTGCCCACGACGGCATCCACGCCGTCGGTGCCTACGCGCCCCGGCTCCGGGTGTCGGCCGAGGAGTTCGCCGACGCGTGGGGGAGCTTCGAGGCGTCGGGCATCGAGGAGAAGGCGGTCCCCGAGGCCGACGAGGACGCGCTCACGATGGGCTGGGAGGCCGCCCGTCGCGCCCTCGAAGCAGGCGACGCCGACGCCGCCGACGTGGACTGGGTCGGGTTCGCCACGACTACCCCGCCGATGGCTGAGGAAGACCCGACCGTTCGACTCGGCTCGTTCCTCGGCGTCGACGACGACGCCACCCGCCAGACGTTCACCGGGAGCACGCGAGCCGGCACGCGCGCGCTGTTCGCCGCGCTGGAGGCCGAGACCGACGGACTCGCACTCGTGGTCGCCGCGGACTGCCCGCGTGGCGAACCGAGCGACGAGCGCGAACACGCCGCCGGCGCGGGCGCGGCAGCGGTCCTCGTCGGCCCGGACGCCCCCGCGCCGATCACCGACCGCGCGGAACACGCCGAACCCTACCCAGGGACGCGGTTCCGGCGGGCCGGGAGCGACGACGTAGAGGGCATCGAGGTGACCAGCTACGACCGCGAGGCCTTCCGCGAGACGCTCGCGGCCGCGGTCGACGCCGTGGACGCGCCCGAGGACCCCGACGCCGCAGCGGTCCAGGCCCCCGACGGAGGCCTGCCCTACCGCGCCGCCGGCTCGATGGGACTCGACAACGAGACGATCCACACCTGCGCGACGGTGCAGGACCTCGGCGACACGGCCGCCGCGAGTGTGCCGCTGTCGCTCGCGCGGGCCCTCGCCGACGGCCACGAGACGGTGCTGGGCGCGGGTTACGGCAGCGGCGGCGGCGCGGACGCGTTCGTCGTCGAGGCCGACGACGACGTGCCCGCGGAACTTGCCCTCGACGGCAATACGGACCTCAGCTACGCCGAGTACCTGCGCCGGCGGGGCGACGTGACCAGCGGCGAACCGTCGGGCGGCGCGGCGTACGTCTCCGTTCCGACGTGGAAGCGATCGATCCCCCAGCGCCACCGCCTCGTGGCGGGCCGGTGTCCCGAGTGCGGGTCGCTGGCGTTCCCGCCGGAGGGTGCCTGTCCCGACTGCCGGGAACTGGTCGAGTTCGAACCGGTCGAACTGCCGTCGACCGGCGAAGTCGAGGCCGTCACCGCGGTCTCGCGGGGCGGGGAGCCGCCGGAGTTCGCGGTCCAGCAGCAGAAAAGCGGCGAGTACGGCGTCGCCATCGCCTCGTTCACGGCCGACGGCGAATCGGTCAGCATGCCCCTCCAGGTCGTCGGGGCCGAGACCTCGCCGGCAGTTGGCGACGCGGTGACCACTGTCATCCGGCGGATCTACGAGCAGGAGGGCGTGATCCGGTACGGCCGGAAGGCCCGGACGACGGAGTAG
- a CDS encoding thiolase domain-containing protein: protein MRDAYLIGAGQSDYGSFPGESYRSLFATAFENACDSVPDGIETEDVDEAVVGTLGVGGRQLGLSGPAVTEHVGLHGIPVTRVENACAASGYSVRQGVQAIRSGMADVVLASGVEIMTDVSGDAVRYWLGVSGETEWERLSGTTFAGVYAQMASRHMQEYGTTREELSHVAVKNHENGAKNPHAQLGFECSLEDAMDAPTVADPLNLYHCCPTTDGAAAVLLASEDVVENYTDDPIRVAGVGAGSDRVGLFQRDTYTEVPASQYAADRAYEMAGYGPDDLDFAEVHDCFAIAELMAYSDLGLCEPEEAGEFVASGKTKRDGEMPVNTSGGLKSKGHPIGATGAGQVVEAFKQLSGDAGERQLDDPQVGLTHNVGGSGGAAVVHLFEKGLGGDAA, encoded by the coding sequence ATGCGCGACGCCTACCTCATCGGGGCGGGTCAGTCCGACTACGGCTCGTTCCCGGGCGAGAGCTACCGGTCGCTGTTCGCCACGGCGTTCGAGAACGCCTGCGACAGCGTCCCGGACGGTATCGAGACCGAGGACGTGGACGAAGCGGTCGTCGGCACCCTCGGCGTCGGCGGTCGGCAACTCGGCCTGTCCGGCCCCGCCGTCACCGAACACGTCGGCCTCCACGGCATCCCCGTCACCCGCGTCGAGAACGCCTGTGCGGCCTCCGGCTACTCCGTCCGGCAGGGCGTGCAGGCCATCCGCAGCGGGATGGCCGACGTGGTGCTGGCGAGCGGCGTCGAGATCATGACCGACGTGTCCGGCGACGCCGTGCGCTACTGGCTCGGCGTCTCCGGCGAAACCGAGTGGGAACGCCTCTCGGGTACTACCTTCGCCGGTGTCTACGCCCAGATGGCCAGCCGGCACATGCAGGAGTACGGCACGACCCGCGAAGAACTCTCCCACGTCGCCGTCAAGAACCACGAGAACGGCGCGAAGAACCCCCACGCACAGCTCGGGTTCGAGTGTTCGCTGGAGGACGCCATGGACGCGCCGACGGTCGCCGACCCCCTCAACCTCTATCACTGCTGTCCGACGACCGACGGCGCGGCCGCCGTCCTGCTGGCCAGCGAGGACGTGGTCGAGAACTACACGGACGACCCGATCCGCGTGGCCGGCGTCGGTGCCGGCAGCGACCGCGTGGGCCTGTTCCAGCGCGACACCTACACCGAAGTCCCCGCGTCGCAGTACGCCGCCGACCGCGCCTACGAGATGGCCGGCTACGGCCCCGACGACCTGGACTTCGCCGAGGTCCACGACTGCTTCGCCATCGCGGAACTGATGGCTTACTCCGACCTCGGGCTCTGCGAACCCGAGGAAGCCGGTGAGTTCGTCGCCAGCGGGAAGACGAAACGCGACGGCGAGATGCCCGTCAACACCTCCGGCGGCCTGAAGTCGAAGGGCCACCCCATCGGCGCGACCGGAGCTGGACAGGTCGTCGAGGCGTTCAAGCAACTCTCCGGCGACGCCGGCGAACGCCAGCTCGACGACCCGCAGGTCGGGCTGACCCACAACGTCGGCGGCTCGGGCGGTGCTGCCGTTGTCCATCTGTTCGAGAAGGGTCTCGGGGGTGATGCGGCATGA
- a CDS encoding winged helix-turn-helix domain-containing protein — protein MSRPSPAEVASVLSKRAEVLDTIRERPRSKSEISEAVEVSRSTVDRAIDELDDYDIVERSPPDGYRQTELGSLLSAARDSFWNSIEGVYAASAVESTFPRGELGEHAVFDGAEIVRPKPHEPDRPLQHLLDRVETADRFRGVTPVVLGQLVDACHERIATGQLDLELVVTQEVLNCLRSRYRERMPVVLSESDIRRYADGAPFPFGLGVFDCGERRVAVLILCSRNGIGGVVENDSRVAVGWATRLFEETAAAATPIFAD, from the coding sequence ATGTCACGACCGTCGCCGGCCGAGGTCGCTTCGGTTCTCTCGAAGCGGGCGGAGGTACTGGACACCATCCGCGAGCGACCGCGCTCGAAGTCGGAGATCAGCGAGGCGGTCGAGGTGTCGCGGTCGACCGTCGATCGGGCGATCGACGAACTGGACGACTACGATATCGTCGAGCGATCACCGCCGGACGGCTACCGGCAGACCGAACTCGGCTCGCTCCTCTCGGCCGCCCGCGACTCCTTCTGGAACAGTATCGAGGGCGTCTACGCGGCGTCGGCCGTCGAATCGACGTTCCCGAGGGGTGAGCTGGGGGAACACGCCGTGTTCGACGGTGCCGAGATCGTCCGGCCGAAGCCCCACGAACCCGACCGCCCGCTCCAGCACCTCCTCGACCGCGTCGAGACGGCCGACCGGTTCCGCGGGGTCACCCCGGTCGTCCTCGGCCAGCTCGTCGACGCATGTCACGAACGGATCGCGACCGGACAGCTGGACCTCGAACTCGTGGTGACCCAGGAGGTACTGAACTGTCTCCGATCGCGGTACCGCGAGCGGATGCCGGTCGTCCTCTCGGAGTCAGACATCCGGCGTTACGCGGACGGGGCGCCGTTCCCGTTCGGGCTGGGCGTCTTCGACTGCGGGGAGCGCCGGGTCGCCGTCCTCATTCTCTGTAGCAGGAACGGTATCGGCGGTGTCGTCGAGAACGACAGCCGAGTCGCCGTCGGCTGGGCGACCCGGCTGTTCGAGGAGACCGCGGCCGCCGCGACGCCCATCTTCGCCGACTGA
- a CDS encoding Mrp/NBP35 family ATP-binding protein, producing MTLTEAELEDRLAEVTDPQNDDDIVSMGLVNDIRIDDGTASVSLAFNAPYSPAEIDIGNAIRDTVEEAGLEPDLTARVGEEIGFDESILPGVKNVIAVASGKGGVGKTTVAANLAAGLNDRGARVGILDADVHGPNVPRILPTEDEPGVTPNEDIVPPRSDGVMVMSTDHLMPDNDDPAVMRGPMVNNVMMKFIDEVQWGRLDYLVVDLPPGTGDASLNLLQTLPVAGVVIVTTPQEMAVADARKGLKLFDEHDTPVLGVVENMSGYHCPNCEETHEVFGSGGADEISEDYDVPTLSKLPVHPDFDSAESDGPTIRDEDSEIRDDLFSFVDSVSDRVGAINRRTVAEHVGTADVEGETIPTDAESV from the coding sequence ATGACACTCACCGAAGCGGAACTCGAAGACAGACTGGCCGAGGTAACGGATCCCCAGAACGACGACGACATCGTCTCGATGGGGCTCGTAAACGACATCCGGATCGACGACGGCACCGCCTCGGTGTCGCTGGCGTTCAACGCGCCGTACTCGCCGGCCGAAATAGACATCGGGAACGCGATCCGGGACACCGTCGAGGAAGCCGGGCTCGAACCCGACCTGACCGCCCGCGTCGGCGAGGAGATCGGGTTCGACGAGTCGATCCTGCCCGGCGTGAAGAACGTCATCGCCGTCGCTTCCGGGAAGGGCGGCGTCGGGAAGACCACCGTCGCCGCGAACCTCGCGGCCGGGCTCAACGACCGCGGGGCCCGCGTCGGCATCCTCGACGCCGACGTGCACGGCCCGAACGTCCCGCGGATCCTCCCGACCGAGGACGAACCGGGCGTGACGCCCAACGAGGACATCGTGCCGCCCCGCTCCGACGGCGTGATGGTGATGAGCACCGACCACCTCATGCCCGACAACGACGACCCGGCGGTGATGCGCGGCCCGATGGTCAACAACGTGATGATGAAGTTCATCGACGAGGTCCAGTGGGGCCGACTCGACTACCTCGTCGTCGACCTCCCGCCGGGGACCGGCGACGCGTCGCTGAACCTGCTCCAGACGCTGCCCGTCGCCGGCGTCGTCATCGTGACGACGCCACAGGAGATGGCAGTCGCCGACGCCCGGAAGGGGCTCAAACTGTTCGACGAGCACGACACGCCCGTGCTGGGCGTCGTCGAGAACATGAGCGGCTACCACTGTCCGAACTGCGAGGAGACCCACGAGGTGTTCGGGTCGGGCGGTGCCGACGAGATCAGTGAGGACTACGACGTGCCCACGCTCTCGAAGCTCCCCGTCCATCCCGATTTCGACAGTGCCGAGAGCGACGGGCCGACGATCCGCGACGAGGACAGCGAGATCCGCGACGACCTCTTTTCGTTCGTCGACTCGGTCTCGGACCGCGTCGGTGCGATAAACCGCCGCACCGTCGCCGAACACGTCGGAACCGCCGACGTGGAGGGCGAGACCATTCCGACTGACGCCGAGTCGGTCTAG
- the nrfD gene encoding NrfD/PsrC family molybdoenzyme membrane anchor subunit, with translation MSTDVTDVGRDTLVRPIESTSKKYLLALLVALAAIGVWLFFYVQQLQHGLIVTNLADWGSGGGVPWGLYIGAFIWWVGIAHGGIILSAAVRLIGLDTYQPVARMAELLTIAALSCAGLYILIHVGRPDRLVTSVLPAWPWRVQWSPLAWDVTVITAYFVLTATYLLLTIRYDIHRLRDRLPDKLEPVYKMLMVGYTETEDEIVERMVWWVAFAIIIMAPLLLHGGVIPWLFSTLPSMAGWAGGVQGPSFLSIALTSAVAGIIIIAATFRWIYDWEDLIPRAVFQGLAKWLGFFSVIFLWLQLQQVLTGIFAAPTTLRHATQVKISTPIYWVALGLVGITLLYIFVTALKPHLFSIPVMVGLSFAVLVGTLIEKTLFVVEGLQHAHFALYDGVPGPYVPSVVELSSLLGTVGIVALFFLIVSKAIPVVELHAIQDEHDGGDHE, from the coding sequence GTGAGTACCGACGTGACCGACGTGGGGCGGGACACGCTCGTTCGCCCCATCGAGTCCACCTCCAAGAAGTACCTGCTGGCGCTACTGGTGGCGCTCGCTGCCATCGGCGTCTGGCTGTTCTTCTACGTCCAGCAGCTCCAGCACGGGCTGATCGTCACGAACCTCGCCGACTGGGGTTCGGGCGGGGGCGTCCCCTGGGGGCTGTACATCGGCGCGTTCATCTGGTGGGTCGGCATCGCCCACGGCGGGATCATCCTGTCCGCGGCGGTCCGGCTCATCGGGCTGGACACCTACCAGCCGGTCGCCCGGATGGCCGAGTTGCTGACCATCGCGGCGCTGTCCTGTGCTGGGCTGTACATCCTGATCCACGTCGGGCGACCCGACCGGCTGGTGACGAGCGTCCTGCCGGCGTGGCCGTGGCGCGTCCAGTGGTCGCCGCTCGCGTGGGACGTGACCGTCATCACCGCCTACTTCGTGCTGACGGCGACCTATCTCCTCCTGACCATCCGGTACGACATCCACCGGCTGCGTGACCGGCTCCCGGACAAACTGGAGCCGGTCTACAAGATGCTGATGGTCGGCTACACCGAGACGGAAGACGAGATCGTCGAGCGGATGGTCTGGTGGGTCGCGTTCGCGATCATCATCATGGCCCCGCTGCTCCTGCACGGCGGCGTCATCCCGTGGCTGTTCTCGACGCTCCCCTCGATGGCCGGCTGGGCCGGCGGCGTCCAGGGGCCGTCCTTCCTCTCCATCGCGCTGACCTCCGCGGTGGCGGGGATCATCATCATCGCCGCGACCTTCCGCTGGATCTACGACTGGGAGGACCTGATCCCCCGGGCGGTGTTCCAGGGGCTGGCCAAGTGGCTCGGCTTCTTCAGCGTCATCTTCCTGTGGCTCCAGCTTCAGCAGGTGCTGACCGGCATCTTCGCCGCGCCGACGACGCTGCGACACGCCACACAGGTCAAGATCAGCACGCCCATCTACTGGGTCGCGCTGGGACTGGTCGGGATCACCCTGCTGTACATCTTCGTGACGGCGCTGAAGCCCCACCTGTTCAGCATTCCGGTGATGGTCGGCCTCTCGTTCGCCGTCCTCGTCGGAACCCTGATCGAGAAGACGCTGTTCGTCGTCGAGGGGCTCCAGCACGCCCACTTCGCGCTGTACGACGGCGTCCCCGGCCCCTACGTCCCCTCGGTCGTCGAACTGTCGTCGCTGCTGGGCACCGTCGGCATCGTCGCGTTGTTCTTCCTGATCGTCTCGAAGGCGATCCCGGTGGTCGAACTGCACGCCATTCAGGACGAACACGACGGAGGTGATCACGAATGA
- a CDS encoding 4Fe-4S ferredoxin N-terminal domain-containing protein, whose protein sequence is MTGDDSPISFDDDEEERMERLLDDTEYDTELGMEMGKDAQRVTAGEMNEAEFYRKYHERILEEFGEDDRELDELLEGLEANSLDEAVEDGTLRDRLTELADGKDLSRREVMKKGGAAALALGMITSAGGGGASAAEEESSGDGTRYGMTINLNNCDGCLACVVACQEEHGTSRGANWMYVFTYEDEDQGDENFLVRPCQHCTDSPCTKVCPVGARHTREQDGLVLTDYDICIGCRYCEVSCPYGVNYFQWGEPDVPESEIDDEHQIDERGKWVGARPPKGAMGKCTFCVDRQDGQMGEDKIGTTACEDACAMDAIHFGDLNDPESAPNQHLEEYKGEQENDQSTYPNRKDHTVSTFELMEERGTNPNVKYIGNSPSQHAEQVEGPVEYEDVGLVDNRKEGVLSEGAAANEGESA, encoded by the coding sequence ATGACAGGAGACGATTCACCGATATCGTTCGACGACGACGAGGAAGAGCGCATGGAGCGCCTGCTCGACGACACCGAGTACGACACGGAACTCGGGATGGAGATGGGCAAAGACGCCCAGCGCGTCACGGCAGGCGAGATGAACGAGGCTGAGTTCTACCGGAAGTACCACGAGCGAATCCTAGAGGAGTTCGGCGAGGACGACCGCGAACTCGACGAGTTGCTGGAAGGACTCGAAGCGAACTCCCTCGACGAGGCCGTCGAGGACGGGACGCTTAGAGATCGCCTCACCGAACTCGCCGACGGGAAGGACCTCTCGCGCAGGGAGGTGATGAAGAAAGGCGGTGCGGCCGCGCTCGCGCTCGGGATGATCACGAGTGCCGGCGGGGGCGGTGCCTCCGCGGCCGAGGAGGAGTCCAGTGGCGACGGCACTCGATACGGGATGACGATCAACCTCAACAACTGCGACGGGTGTCTGGCCTGCGTGGTCGCCTGTCAGGAGGAACACGGCACCTCCCGCGGCGCCAACTGGATGTACGTCTTCACCTACGAAGACGAGGATCAGGGCGACGAGAACTTCCTCGTCCGGCCCTGCCAGCACTGCACCGACTCGCCGTGTACGAAGGTCTGTCCCGTCGGCGCGCGCCACACCCGCGAACAGGACGGCCTCGTGCTCACCGACTACGACATCTGTATCGGCTGTCGGTACTGCGAGGTGTCCTGCCCCTACGGAGTCAACTACTTCCAGTGGGGCGAACCCGACGTGCCCGAGTCGGAGATCGACGACGAGCACCAGATCGACGAGCGCGGGAAGTGGGTCGGTGCCCGCCCGCCGAAGGGTGCGATGGGCAAGTGTACCTTCTGTGTCGATCGCCAGGACGGCCAGATGGGCGAGGACAAGATCGGCACCACCGCCTGCGAGGACGCGTGTGCCATGGACGCCATCCACTTCGGCGACCTCAACGACCCCGAGAGCGCGCCCAACCAGCACCTAGAGGAGTACAAGGGCGAGCAGGAGAACGACCAGTCGACCTACCCCAACCGGAAGGACCACACCGTCTCGACGTTCGAGCTGATGGAAGAGCGCGGGACCAACCCAAACGTCAAATACATCGGCAACTCGCCGTCCCAGCACGCCGAACAGGTCGAGGGCCCGGTCGAATACGAGGACGTCGGGCTGGTCGACAACCGCAAAGAAGGAGTGCTGAGCGAGGGCGCGGCGGCCAACGAGGGTGAGAGCGCGTGA
- a CDS encoding NOP5/NOP56 family protein: protein MTDDAWFAGLDPGDTGGGARRIREGSAESPADWPELAVDAGFAADKAEYYERLREATLDAGRAAVTEREGAEDQQLVHAVRAMDDCRRQANELAERVAEWGGSRFEDAGTGVEYARELAERDPETAGDRRAVSLARRVVELDEEADALREYVETTTPEIAPNLAALAGPVLAARLLSLAGGLESLAKKPSGTVQVLGAEDALFAHLRGDAPSPKHGIIYTHDAVRGTRPEDRGSASRALAGKLSIAARIDHYSGDRRPDLEADLNDRIATIQARAEEGEGNDE, encoded by the coding sequence ATGACCGACGACGCGTGGTTCGCCGGCCTCGACCCGGGAGATACCGGGGGAGGGGCGAGACGAATCCGTGAGGGCAGCGCCGAATCACCAGCCGACTGGCCCGAACTGGCCGTCGATGCCGGCTTCGCGGCCGACAAGGCGGAGTACTACGAGCGCCTGCGCGAAGCGACGCTCGACGCCGGCCGCGCGGCCGTCACCGAACGCGAGGGAGCCGAAGATCAGCAACTCGTCCACGCCGTCCGCGCCATGGACGACTGCCGGCGACAGGCCAACGAACTCGCCGAGCGGGTCGCCGAGTGGGGCGGCAGTCGCTTCGAGGACGCGGGGACAGGCGTGGAGTACGCGCGTGAACTCGCGGAGCGCGACCCCGAGACAGCGGGTGACAGACGAGCGGTCTCGCTGGCCCGGCGAGTCGTCGAACTGGACGAGGAGGCCGACGCGCTCCGGGAGTACGTCGAGACGACGACGCCCGAGATCGCGCCGAACCTCGCGGCGCTGGCGGGGCCGGTGCTGGCGGCGCGACTCCTCTCGCTGGCTGGCGGACTGGAGTCGCTGGCCAAGAAACCCAGCGGCACGGTGCAGGTACTCGGGGCCGAGGACGCGCTGTTCGCGCACCTTCGCGGGGACGCCCCCTCGCCCAAGCACGGGATCATCTACACGCACGACGCCGTCCGCGGGACACGACCCGAGGACCGGGGGTCGGCGTCCCGCGCGCTCGCCGGAAAACTCTCCATCGCCGCCCGGATCGACCACTACAGCGGCGACCGGCGACCCGACCTCGAAGCGGACCTGAACGACCGCATCGCGACCATCCAGGCGCGAGCCGAGGAGGGGGAGGGCAACGATGAGTGA
- a CDS encoding fibrillarin-like rRNA/tRNA 2'-O-methyltransferase — translation MSDLPEGVERREIDGETGLATRGPPAYGEPTDEGWRRWNPRRSKLGATFELGMDTGLDGGETVLYLGAAAGTTVSHVADFAGPTYAVEFAARPVRDLLEVAGDRERLFPLLKDARKPETYAHVVEPVDAIVQDVATRGQAEVALANREFLRDDGRLVMAVKARSEDVTADPEAVFDEVVETLSEGYEILERERLEPYHADHLGVVARPR, via the coding sequence ATGAGTGACCTGCCCGAGGGGGTCGAGCGGCGAGAGATCGACGGCGAGACCGGACTCGCAACGCGGGGACCGCCGGCCTACGGCGAGCCGACCGACGAGGGGTGGCGGCGCTGGAACCCGCGCCGGTCGAAACTCGGCGCGACCTTCGAACTCGGTATGGACACCGGCCTCGACGGCGGCGAGACGGTCCTCTATCTCGGCGCGGCCGCGGGGACGACCGTGAGCCACGTCGCGGACTTCGCGGGACCGACTTACGCCGTCGAGTTCGCGGCCCGGCCCGTCCGGGACCTGCTGGAGGTGGCCGGGGACCGCGAGCGGCTGTTCCCGTTGCTGAAGGACGCCCGGAAACCCGAGACGTACGCCCACGTCGTCGAGCCGGTCGACGCCATCGTCCAGGACGTGGCGACGCGGGGGCAGGCCGAGGTGGCGCTGGCCAACCGGGAGTTCCTGCGGGACGATGGGCGGCTCGTCATGGCCGTCAAGGCCCGGAGTGAGGACGTGACTGCCGATCCCGAAGCGGTGTTCGACGAGGTGGTCGAGACGCTGTCGGAGGGCTACGAGATTCTCGAACGCGAGCGGCTGGAGCCGTACCACGCCGATCATCTGGGAGTCGTGGCGCGGCCGCGGTGA